A window of the Fibrobacter sp. UWH6 genome harbors these coding sequences:
- the gmk gene encoding guanylate kinase, which produces MNNKLFVMSAASGAGKTTLKDLVIKDFPDIKYSISATTRQPRAGEVDGVHYFFKTKEEFEELIKNDGLIEWNEVHGNYYGTPKSFVEQTLAEGNRVLFDLDVFGKVNFDKVYPTATGILILPPSDEELERRLRGRGTDSEEVIQLRLANAKKEVEFAKTQGKYEHIIVNDDLQKAADELRAILKKK; this is translated from the coding sequence ATGAACAACAAATTATTCGTTATGAGTGCCGCTAGTGGCGCAGGCAAGACCACCCTCAAGGACCTGGTCATCAAGGACTTTCCGGACATCAAGTATTCCATCTCTGCAACCACCCGCCAGCCCCGTGCCGGTGAAGTCGATGGCGTTCATTACTTTTTCAAGACCAAGGAAGAATTTGAAGAACTGATCAAGAATGACGGTCTGATTGAATGGAATGAAGTTCATGGAAACTACTATGGAACTCCCAAGAGTTTCGTTGAACAGACTCTGGCCGAAGGCAATCGAGTCCTGTTTGACCTTGATGTTTTCGGCAAGGTGAATTTTGACAAAGTCTATCCCACCGCAACAGGCATCCTGATTCTCCCGCCCAGCGACGAAGAATTGGAACGTCGCCTCCGCGGTCGTGGCACCGACTCCGAAGAAGTCATCCAGCTCCGCCTTGCAAACGCCAAGAAGGAAGTTGAATTTGCTAAAACTCAGGGCAAGTACGAACACATCATCGTCAACGACGACCTGCAAAAAGCCGCCGACGAACTCCGCGCCATCCTGAAAAAGAAATAA
- a CDS encoding transketolase, whose amino-acid sequence MQDAIVTKAADNVRILSAAMVQKAKSGHPGGAMGAADAISLLFAEFLRFDPENPNWEARDRFFMDPGHMSALLYSELALQGKLNMEDLKNFRQLNSRTPGHPEVEVALGIENSSGPLGIGHAVALGNAIAERFMVERFGDILNHKVVCLVSDGGLEEEIAYGVGRVAGHLKLSNLIFFYDANQVQLSCRCEDVMSHDFKKQYEAWGFRVIDVADGSDIASLRKAFKEAWAETEKPTIVIGHTTMAKGAIAEDGKSFEGAVSTHGQPLNAAGASTDATVKNLGGDPADPFKIFPEVAEAFEARKAELRKEVEAWKKAKAAWDAANPEKAATLKEWLSGKAPKIDLSGLELKEGVATRVTSGTILGHLAENVKNCICSSADLSNSDNTQAFLNKTGIFRANDFKGGFVQVGVAELTMGAICCGIALHGGLYPICATFFVFSDFMKPVLRMAALMGLPVKFMYTHDSFRVGEDGPTHQPIEHETQIRLLEGLKKANGKSEMLVLRPADAFETVAAWEMAFENNDSPTTIILTRQNVKTLPGDRKVEAAKCRKGAYVVSDNCGSARPDLTFVSNGSDVLLTHDAAEVLRAEGLKVRVVSMISPALFMSQSKEYRDSVITPWTPVFAKSSGLPLLFAQVVGGFGKVSGLERFGASAPAGVLEKEFGYTPEAVVAAAKEYLAEYKANVEEFKKNN is encoded by the coding sequence GTGCAAGACGCGATCGTTACTAAAGCGGCTGACAACGTTCGAATTCTTTCCGCTGCCATGGTGCAGAAGGCTAAGTCCGGTCATCCGGGTGGAGCCATGGGTGCAGCTGATGCTATCAGCCTGCTTTTCGCAGAATTCCTCCGCTTCGATCCTGAAAACCCCAATTGGGAAGCTCGTGACCGTTTCTTCATGGATCCGGGCCATATGTCTGCACTTCTCTATTCCGAACTTGCCCTCCAGGGTAAGCTCAATATGGAAGACCTGAAGAACTTCCGCCAGCTGAACAGCCGTACTCCCGGTCATCCGGAAGTTGAAGTGGCTCTTGGCATCGAAAACTCCAGTGGTCCTCTGGGCATCGGTCATGCAGTTGCCCTGGGTAACGCCATTGCAGAACGCTTCATGGTGGAACGTTTCGGCGACATCCTGAACCACAAGGTGGTCTGCCTGGTTTCCGACGGCGGTCTTGAAGAAGAAATCGCCTACGGCGTGGGCCGCGTTGCTGGTCACCTCAAACTCTCTAACTTGATTTTCTTCTACGATGCAAACCAGGTCCAGCTGTCCTGCCGTTGCGAAGACGTGATGAGCCACGACTTCAAGAAGCAGTACGAAGCATGGGGCTTCCGCGTTATCGACGTGGCTGATGGTTCCGACATTGCATCTCTCCGTAAGGCTTTCAAGGAAGCATGGGCAGAAACTGAAAAGCCCACTATCGTGATTGGTCACACCACCATGGCCAAGGGTGCCATTGCTGAAGACGGTAAGTCCTTCGAAGGTGCTGTTTCCACTCACGGCCAGCCGCTGAATGCCGCTGGTGCTTCTACCGACGCTACCGTCAAGAATCTGGGTGGCGATCCGGCTGATCCGTTCAAAATTTTCCCCGAAGTTGCAGAAGCATTCGAAGCCCGCAAGGCCGAACTCCGCAAGGAAGTTGAAGCCTGGAAGAAGGCCAAGGCTGCCTGGGACGCTGCAAATCCCGAAAAGGCTGCAACCCTCAAGGAATGGCTCTCCGGCAAGGCTCCGAAGATCGACCTCTCCGGTCTGGAACTGAAGGAAGGCGTTGCAACTCGCGTTACCTCCGGTACCATCCTCGGCCACCTGGCTGAAAATGTGAAGAACTGCATCTGCTCTTCTGCTGACCTTTCTAACTCCGATAACACTCAGGCCTTCCTGAACAAGACCGGTATCTTCCGCGCTAACGACTTCAAGGGCGGCTTCGTCCAGGTTGGCGTTGCAGAATTGACCATGGGTGCTATCTGCTGCGGTATCGCTCTCCACGGCGGTCTCTACCCGATTTGCGCCACCTTCTTCGTGTTCAGCGACTTCATGAAGCCGGTGCTCCGTATGGCTGCTCTCATGGGTCTGCCTGTTAAGTTTATGTACACCCACGACAGCTTCCGCGTTGGCGAAGACGGTCCCACTCATCAGCCCATCGAACACGAAACTCAGATTCGTCTTCTGGAAGGCCTCAAGAAGGCTAACGGTAAGTCTGAAATGCTGGTCCTCCGTCCGGCTGACGCTTTTGAAACTGTGGCTGCCTGGGAAATGGCTTTCGAAAACAACGATAGCCCCACTACCATCATCCTGACCCGCCAGAACGTGAAGACTCTCCCCGGCGATCGCAAGGTTGAAGCTGCCAAGTGCCGCAAGGGTGCTTACGTTGTTAGTGATAACTGCGGCTCCGCCCGTCCGGACCTCACCTTCGTCTCTAACGGTTCCGATGTGCTCCTGACTCACGACGCTGCTGAAGTGCTCCGTGCCGAAGGCCTCAAGGTTCGCGTTGTTTCTATGATTAGCCCGGCCCTCTTCATGAGCCAGAGCAAGGAATACCGCGACTCCGTCATCACTCCGTGGACTCCGGTGTTTGCCAAGTCCAGCGGTCTCCCGCTGCTGTTCGCTCAGGTTGTAGGTGGCTTTGGTAAGGTTTCCGGTCTGGAACGCTTCGGTGCTTCCGCTCCGGCTGGCGTCCTGGAAAAGGAATTCGGTTACACTCCGGAAGCCGTTGTTGCCGCAGCCAAGGAATACCTGGCTGAATACAAGGCTAACGTAGAGGAATTCAAGAAGAATAACTAG
- the nrdR gene encoding transcriptional regulator NrdR, translated as MICPFCKKDNDKVVDSRAIGSYIRRRRECVECGRRFSTREYVELQPLTVIKRNGEHEPFQREKLLRGVINSCKKRPVSVSDMEQLAINVENALTVTENFEVTYDQIGNLVMQELKKLDAVAYVRFASIYREFKEVDEFVNQIKTMDK; from the coding sequence ATGATTTGCCCGTTTTGCAAAAAAGATAACGACAAGGTCGTTGATAGCCGCGCTATCGGTTCCTACATCAGGCGCCGTCGCGAGTGCGTGGAATGCGGTCGCCGCTTCTCCACTCGTGAGTACGTGGAACTTCAGCCCTTGACTGTTATCAAACGCAACGGGGAACATGAACCGTTCCAGCGCGAAAAACTTCTTCGCGGAGTCATCAACTCCTGCAAGAAACGTCCTGTCTCCGTTTCTGATATGGAACAGCTGGCGATCAACGTTGAAAACGCCTTGACCGTTACCGAAAATTTCGAAGTGACTTACGATCAGATCGGTAACCTGGTCATGCAGGAACTGAAGAAACTGGATGCGGTCGCCTATGTGCGATTTGCGTCCATCTATCGCGAATTCAAGGAAGTTGACGAATTCGTCAATCAGATCAAAACTATGGATAAGTAA
- a CDS encoding NPCBM/NEW2 domain-containing protein encodes MNSLKKLLKNLAHGGTIVGLIVAIIIPFLIYLGPNVGHKSTIQMLDLKLPMPLFLVQLAAGIALLVMLHKDLRDWLKSILPAKPYCIAILVFTAAITIFAGTQIEARHRVQSDESIFLSVAQNMFYNQESGTCNQGYFENGSLNCIAKSNSFKTKGLAFLYLIGMPFLGTDLHWIFNMELAMLPLAILLMFLAVVAWTRQPLLAFFASLLMALQPTVLFQFRAMSVEPLYIFLSALALLVFKWTYDRNTIKHWAILALVLAFFAQTRQETVFCFAPFILFALPKLLDSKSAKCPTFFVILSVFSTPVLLTISYFQGFGFQGGEFSAHGHFLEDLVKNWQEMTLPLKENGELTNPFLTYFNYLFAVGGIYLLCRAVWDSVKGSGESRYFYLKMLAFLLLYHIQTYMILENVSGDFGIQINQRYSLVMIPSMAFVAALPIAHLIQALANSLSDKKPSPVTLIAIMILVALGFTGWTFHYKADFNNNIMYNRNHLTVEEHSILEWLGELPKKPRMFIYGRPWHFVGYGISSIHYDRARNLSSEDMQNLIDRYQGEVYYIRGLDCWDSKTYHKKAVEHRIPTTCDVFEREMEMDGIKNILITNNYWVQIAKFNGRKNYNTQKIIDVQEPKLTEAQPAEKNLNEVDENTDVNKVVTDTLSISYSLKESSEAIANWELIITLNNKIMIRKPYQFGEFQQVTSTEALQPGFNQFRFIVNDTSKQKKLADKVINYMNKEGGAIPLTELNYESHQQGWGNLHFNTSIEGKKMTVDGQNYDSGLGTHSPSQTTYDVGGKYSLFRTTVGLDDESLCSDGVFVEIEGDGKVLNSTPVFTNGTAHTLTVRIEGVQKLTLKSTPKGSKDCTHVDFVNAVLIP; translated from the coding sequence ATGAATTCTCTAAAGAAACTTTTGAAAAATCTGGCTCATGGTGGAACCATTGTCGGTCTTATCGTAGCCATCATAATTCCCTTTCTCATTTACCTCGGACCTAATGTAGGCCACAAGTCCACCATACAGATGCTGGATCTTAAATTGCCTATGCCCCTATTCCTCGTGCAGCTCGCCGCAGGGATCGCCCTGCTTGTCATGCTTCACAAGGATTTACGCGATTGGCTCAAGTCCATCCTTCCGGCGAAACCTTACTGCATCGCCATCCTGGTCTTTACAGCAGCCATTACCATTTTTGCCGGCACCCAGATTGAGGCCCGCCATCGAGTCCAAAGCGATGAAAGCATTTTCCTTTCTGTTGCACAGAACATGTTCTACAACCAGGAATCAGGAACTTGCAACCAGGGGTACTTCGAAAACGGTTCCCTGAACTGCATCGCCAAATCCAACAGCTTCAAGACCAAGGGTCTGGCATTCCTCTACCTCATCGGCATGCCGTTCCTCGGCACTGATCTTCATTGGATATTCAACATGGAATTGGCCATGCTTCCTCTGGCCATCCTGCTCATGTTCCTGGCCGTGGTCGCCTGGACAAGGCAACCGCTCCTAGCCTTCTTCGCCTCCCTGTTAATGGCGCTACAACCCACCGTACTTTTCCAGTTCCGCGCCATGTCCGTGGAACCCCTCTACATTTTCCTTTCGGCCCTGGCACTCCTGGTTTTCAAATGGACCTATGACCGTAACACAATCAAGCATTGGGCCATACTGGCACTGGTTCTGGCCTTCTTCGCCCAGACCCGTCAAGAAACAGTATTCTGCTTTGCGCCCTTCATCCTGTTTGCATTACCCAAACTGTTGGATTCCAAAAGCGCCAAGTGCCCCACCTTCTTCGTTATCCTTTCCGTATTCTCTACCCCCGTTTTGCTGACCATCAGCTACTTCCAGGGTTTCGGTTTCCAGGGGGGCGAATTCAGCGCCCACGGCCACTTCCTTGAAGACCTGGTCAAGAACTGGCAAGAGATGACCTTACCCCTCAAGGAAAACGGCGAACTGACCAACCCCTTCCTGACTTACTTCAACTATCTGTTTGCCGTTGGCGGAATCTACCTGCTATGCAGAGCCGTCTGGGATTCCGTTAAGGGATCCGGAGAAAGCCGCTACTTCTATCTGAAAATGCTGGCGTTCCTGCTCCTCTATCATATCCAGACCTACATGATTCTTGAAAACGTCTCCGGGGATTTCGGCATCCAGATCAACCAGCGCTACAGCCTAGTCATGATTCCCAGTATGGCTTTCGTGGCAGCACTGCCCATAGCCCACTTGATCCAGGCATTGGCCAACAGCCTAAGTGACAAGAAGCCTTCGCCGGTCACTCTGATCGCCATTATGATACTGGTCGCCCTCGGCTTTACCGGGTGGACGTTCCACTACAAGGCAGACTTCAACAACAACATCATGTATAACCGCAATCACCTGACCGTAGAAGAACATTCCATCCTAGAATGGCTGGGAGAACTTCCCAAGAAACCGAGGATGTTTATCTATGGCAGACCTTGGCACTTTGTCGGTTACGGAATTTCTTCCATTCATTATGACAGGGCCAGAAATCTGTCCTCCGAAGATATGCAGAACTTGATAGATCGCTACCAGGGAGAAGTCTATTATATCCGTGGACTGGATTGTTGGGATAGCAAGACCTACCACAAGAAAGCAGTGGAACACCGCATCCCCACCACTTGCGACGTATTCGAGCGCGAAATGGAAATGGACGGAATCAAGAACATCCTTATTACGAACAACTACTGGGTTCAAATCGCCAAGTTTAACGGTCGCAAGAACTACAATACTCAAAAGATTATTGACGTCCAGGAACCCAAGCTAACCGAAGCACAGCCCGCAGAAAAAAACTTGAACGAGGTTGATGAAAACACAGACGTAAATAAAGTCGTCACCGACACCTTGAGCATTTCCTACTCCCTAAAGGAATCTAGCGAAGCCATCGCAAACTGGGAACTGATCATTACTCTGAACAACAAGATTATGATCCGCAAGCCTTACCAATTTGGTGAGTTCCAGCAGGTCACCTCGACGGAGGCCTTGCAGCCCGGTTTCAACCAGTTCCGCTTTATAGTTAATGACACAAGTAAGCAGAAAAAACTGGCAGACAAGGTGATTAACTATATGAACAAGGAAGGTGGCGCCATTCCGCTAACCGAATTGAATTATGAAAGTCATCAGCAAGGCTGGGGCAATCTTCACTTCAACACAAGCATCGAAGGGAAGAAGATGACCGTTGACGGGCAAAATTACGACAGCGGACTGGGAACCCATTCCCCCTCCCAGACGACTTACGATGTCGGCGGCAAGTACTCCCTATTCCGCACCACAGTGGGTCTGGATGACGAATCCCTCTGCAGTGACGGCGTTTTTGTAGAAATTGAAGGTGACGGAAAGGTGTTGAATTCTACACCGGTCTTCACAAATGGTACCGCACACACCTTAACAGTTCGTATTGAAGGTGTCCAAAAGCTAACTTTGAAGTCGACCCCCAAGGGCAGCAAGGACTGCACTCACGTAGACTTCGTAAATGCAGTTCTTATTCCCTAG
- a CDS encoding glycosyltransferase family 2 protein, whose product MLLSVIIPVFNEEEIVAKTYEVLEEELKNVEHELIFVNDGSKDRTREIVEGLLPSNPNNKIVNFSRNFGHQAAFSAGLDKASGDAVVIIDGDLQDPPSLIHEMLEKWREGYQVVYAQRNKRAGETIFKKFTAFAFYRLIGKLTSIEIPPDTGDFRLMDRCVVDQLKNLPERSRFLRGLVCWVGFKKIGVKYDRAERTAGTSKYPLKKMLRLAFDGITGFSSAPLKLSFYAGMFATIVGLGLFVWSIIEKIFYPTTTVPGWASLMTAIVFFGGVQLISIGIMGEYIGRIYDEVKQRPLYIEDKK is encoded by the coding sequence ATGCTTTTATCTGTTATTATTCCCGTCTTTAACGAAGAAGAAATCGTTGCCAAGACATACGAAGTTCTTGAAGAAGAACTGAAAAACGTGGAACATGAATTAATTTTCGTGAACGACGGATCCAAGGACCGCACTCGCGAAATTGTAGAAGGTTTACTTCCCAGCAACCCCAACAACAAGATCGTGAACTTCAGCCGCAACTTCGGTCACCAGGCAGCCTTTAGCGCAGGCCTGGACAAGGCTTCTGGCGATGCAGTCGTCATTATTGACGGTGACCTGCAGGACCCGCCCAGCCTGATTCACGAAATGCTGGAAAAGTGGCGTGAAGGTTATCAAGTTGTCTACGCCCAGCGCAACAAGCGTGCCGGCGAAACCATTTTCAAGAAGTTTACCGCATTTGCATTTTATCGCCTTATCGGCAAGTTGACCAGCATCGAGATTCCGCCCGACACAGGCGACTTCCGTCTTATGGACCGTTGCGTGGTGGACCAGCTGAAGAACCTGCCGGAACGTAGCCGATTCCTCCGCGGTCTCGTGTGCTGGGTAGGCTTCAAGAAAATCGGAGTCAAGTACGATCGAGCCGAACGTACTGCAGGCACCTCCAAGTATCCCCTAAAGAAGATGCTCCGACTGGCGTTCGACGGCATTACTGGATTCAGTTCCGCCCCCTTGAAGCTCAGTTTCTACGCAGGCATGTTTGCCACAATCGTGGGACTCGGTCTGTTCGTCTGGTCCATTATCGAAAAGATTTTCTACCCCACCACCACGGTTCCCGGCTGGGCATCTCTCATGACGGCCATCGTGTTCTTTGGCGGTGTACAGTTGATTTCCATTGGAATCATGGGCGAATACATCGGACGAATCTATGACGAAGTCAAGCAGCGTCCCCTGTACATCGAAGACAAGAAATAG
- a CDS encoding M6 family metalloprotease domain-containing protein, producing the protein MKTSRCPIWVFVWSLILATSVWSIPAPEKNYEVRQPDGTTLTVTKKGDERFHYVESVDGYPMTRDSKGVLRYVGDDGKPSSRKPHKKSDALSKLREQISNPINPDAPAKMDSANTEQSTPSPLRMPAVNPNLKSGEKNVLVVLVQFQDVKFSSENPQAVFDSLLNQEGYKLGGNQGSARDYYVDNSLGIFKPHFDVVGPFTVSNTVANYGELSRNGTMGAQNALKEALDSLKKQNFDFSKYDNDNNRYLDFVHMIFAGFGAHDSKQDSSIWPHKWIFRSPYRVSTSLRKTYYVEPYACSAELDGATNLQDSTTKITSGVGQFLHEFSHLLGLMDLYSNNDTIFTPSTWDLMDAGAYDRLTTKEAAGTVPPNLSAFERLSLGWISTTELNIKGSVKLSGLQNNVALQVTSPKNPDEFFLMEYRSSSGWDKALPTHGMLIWHIDYNKNAWDSAAVNTGVHLHVDIEEASGNGSYQNRTRTPFPGSARVRSFNKFITWGNTDLGVSISNISESRNYSYITFNVDMDADSGSIDLMEGTAEDLMEVPSDSVPVDEEIIDLQVSSSSKAEVEPEPESSSAPWIEIAEEDVAGNRLSQTNFESTQVKTLQVFSMNGQLLFQEEFTGSMPTEKLRHYRQPLMLSVSRNGKKIGHSLFIFRE; encoded by the coding sequence ATGAAAACGTCTCGTTGTCCTATCTGGGTCTTTGTATGGTCACTCATCCTGGCGACCAGTGTCTGGAGCATACCCGCCCCCGAAAAGAACTACGAGGTAAGACAACCCGACGGAACCACCCTAACCGTAACCAAGAAGGGGGACGAAAGATTCCATTACGTCGAATCCGTTGACGGCTACCCCATGACCCGCGACAGCAAGGGCGTACTCCGTTACGTAGGCGATGACGGCAAACCCTCTTCCAGAAAGCCGCACAAAAAATCAGACGCCCTCAGCAAACTCCGCGAACAAATCAGCAACCCTATCAATCCGGACGCCCCGGCAAAAATGGATAGCGCCAATACGGAGCAATCCACCCCGTCGCCCCTCCGTATGCCCGCCGTAAATCCCAACCTGAAATCCGGAGAAAAAAACGTCCTAGTCGTCCTCGTCCAATTCCAGGATGTGAAATTCTCATCCGAGAATCCCCAGGCCGTTTTCGATAGTCTACTCAACCAGGAAGGATACAAGCTAGGCGGAAATCAGGGCAGCGCCAGAGATTACTATGTAGACAATTCCCTTGGCATATTCAAGCCCCACTTTGACGTGGTCGGTCCATTCACTGTCAGCAACACAGTAGCCAATTACGGAGAACTATCCCGCAACGGAACCATGGGGGCGCAAAACGCCTTGAAGGAAGCGCTGGACTCTCTTAAAAAACAGAATTTTGATTTTAGCAAGTACGACAACGACAACAACCGTTACCTAGACTTCGTCCACATGATCTTTGCCGGCTTCGGCGCCCACGATTCCAAACAGGATTCATCCATTTGGCCCCATAAATGGATATTCAGAAGTCCCTACAGGGTTTCGACATCCCTGAGAAAGACCTACTACGTAGAACCCTATGCCTGCAGCGCCGAACTGGATGGAGCAACGAACCTGCAAGATTCCACGACAAAAATAACATCGGGTGTCGGGCAGTTCCTTCATGAATTCAGCCATCTGTTAGGTCTTATGGACCTGTATTCAAACAACGATACCATTTTCACTCCTTCCACCTGGGACCTTATGGACGCCGGAGCCTACGACCGTCTAACGACTAAAGAAGCGGCAGGAACGGTTCCGCCAAATTTATCTGCATTTGAGAGACTTTCACTGGGCTGGATTTCTACTACGGAATTGAATATAAAAGGATCCGTCAAACTGAGTGGCCTCCAGAACAACGTCGCCCTGCAAGTGACCAGCCCCAAAAATCCCGACGAATTTTTCTTGATGGAATACCGCAGTTCCTCGGGATGGGACAAAGCCTTGCCTACCCACGGCATGCTCATATGGCATATCGACTATAACAAGAATGCCTGGGATTCCGCCGCCGTAAATACGGGCGTTCACCTGCACGTAGACATCGAAGAAGCCAGCGGAAACGGAAGCTATCAGAACCGAACAAGAACGCCATTCCCCGGAAGTGCGCGAGTCAGAAGTTTTAACAAATTCATCACCTGGGGCAACACAGACCTGGGGGTATCCATTAGCAATATTTCCGAATCTCGCAACTATTCCTACATCACGTTCAATGTGGATATGGACGCCGACTCAGGAAGCATCGACCTGATGGAAGGTACTGCAGAGGACCTGATGGAAGTACCCTCGGACAGCGTTCCCGTGGATGAAGAAATCATCGATCTCCAGGTATCTTCCAGCAGCAAAGCGGAAGTGGAACCGGAGCCTGAATCCAGTTCCGCCCCCTGGATTGAAATCGCCGAAGAGGACGTTGCCGGAAACAGGCTTTCGCAGACAAATTTTGAAAGCACGCAAGTCAAGACCTTGCAGGTTTTCTCTATGAACGGTCAGCTTTTATTCCAGGAAGAATTCACCGGCAGCATGCCCACAGAAAAGCTTCGCCATTATAGGCAACCATTGATGCTATCGGTAAGCCGCAACGGCAAAAAAATCGGGCACAGTTTATTTATATTTAGGGAATGA